One genomic segment of Desmodus rotundus isolate HL8 chromosome 5, HLdesRot8A.1, whole genome shotgun sequence includes these proteins:
- the LOC112298148 gene encoding eukaryotic translation initiation factor 1A, X-chromosomal-like yields the protein MPKNKGKGGKNRRRGKNENESEKRELVFKEDGQEYAQVIKMLGNGRLEAMCFDGVKRLCHIRGKLRKKDNKADVILKYNADEARSLKAYGELPEHAKINETDTFGPGDDEIQFDDVGDDDEDIDGLVEALKL from the exons ATGCCCAAGAACAAGGGTAAAGGAGGTAAAAACAGGCGGAGAGGTAAGAATGAGAATGAATCTGAAAAAAGAGAATTAGTCTTTAAAGAAGATGGACAAGAGTATGCTCAGGTCATCAAAATGTTGGGAAACGGACGATTAGAAGCAATGTGCTTTGATGGTGTAAAGAGGTTATGCCATATCAGAGGGAAATTGAGAAAAAAG GATAACAAAGCTGATGTGATTCTAAAGTACAATGCAGATGAAGCTAGAAGTCTGAAGGCGTATGGCGAGCTTCCAGAACAcgctaaaatcaatgaaacagacacATTTGGCCCTGGAGATGATGAAATCCAGTTTGATGATGTTGGAGATGATGATGAAGACATCGATGGTCTTGTTGAAGCCCTGAAACTGTAA